A genome region from Paracoccus stylophorae includes the following:
- the gatC gene encoding Asp-tRNA(Asn)/Glu-tRNA(Gln) amidotransferase subunit GatC yields MSITEDEARKVAHLARIAVEDEALPALARELSGILHFMEQLKEVDVDGVEPMTGVMPMRLKRREDVVTTGGMADNILSNAPDAREGFFAVPKVVE; encoded by the coding sequence ATGTCGATCACCGAGGACGAGGCCCGCAAGGTCGCGCATCTGGCGCGCATCGCGGTCGAGGATGAGGCGCTGCCGGCGCTGGCGCGCGAACTCAGCGGCATCCTGCACTTCATGGAACAGCTGAAAGAGGTCGATGTCGACGGCGTCGAGCCGATGACCGGCGTGATGCCCATGCGGCTGAAGCGGCGCGAGGACGTGGTGACGACCGGCGGCATGGCCGACAATATCCTGTCGAACGCCCCCGACGCGCGCGAGGGGTTCTTTGCCGTCCCGAAGGTGGTGGAATGA
- the gatA gene encoding Asp-tRNA(Asn)/Glu-tRNA(Gln) amidotransferase subunit GatA, giving the protein MSGPNRLTIAQARDALAKGDLSAVELTDACLDEIAGAGALNAFVHDTPDMARQMARAADARIRSGDATAMTGIPVGIKDVFCVRGVPSQAASRILEGFTPEYESTVTQNLWDAGAVMLGKLNMDEFAMGSTNEASCYGRAVNPWKGADGRELTPGGSSGGSAAAVAADLCLGATGTDTGGSIRQPAAFTGTVGLRPTYGRVSRWGVIAYASSLDQAGPMTRTVRDAAIMLGAMASVDPQDSTSADVPVPDYESLLTGDIRGKRIGIPREYRIEGMPDDIAALWDKGAEMLRDAGAEIVDISLPHTKYALPAYYVIAPAEASSNLARYDGVRYGRRARLEQGDGIVEMYEKTRAQGFGPEVQRRIMIGTYVLSAGFYDAYYNRARKVRALIRRDFDTAHADGIDAILTPTTPSAAFPLGTMDQSDPVAMYLQDVFTVTLNLAGLPGISVPVGQDSQGLPLGLQLIGRPFQEGDLLNQALALEQAAGFVVKPDRWW; this is encoded by the coding sequence ATGAGCGGACCGAACCGGCTGACCATCGCCCAGGCGCGCGACGCGCTGGCCAAAGGCGATCTGAGCGCGGTCGAGTTGACCGACGCCTGTCTTGACGAAATCGCAGGGGCGGGCGCGCTGAACGCGTTCGTCCATGACACGCCCGACATGGCGCGGCAGATGGCCAGGGCCGCCGATGCGCGCATCAGATCGGGCGACGCCACGGCCATGACCGGCATCCCGGTGGGCATCAAGGATGTGTTCTGCGTGCGCGGCGTTCCCAGCCAGGCGGCCAGCCGCATCCTTGAAGGCTTTACCCCGGAATACGAATCGACCGTCACGCAGAATCTGTGGGATGCCGGCGCGGTGATGCTGGGCAAGCTGAACATGGACGAATTCGCCATGGGCTCGACCAACGAGGCCAGCTGCTATGGCCGCGCCGTGAACCCGTGGAAGGGCGCGGACGGGCGGGAACTGACGCCCGGCGGGTCCTCGGGCGGCTCGGCCGCGGCGGTGGCGGCGGATCTGTGCCTTGGCGCGACCGGCACCGATACCGGCGGCTCGATCCGCCAGCCGGCGGCGTTCACCGGCACGGTGGGGCTGCGCCCGACCTATGGCCGCGTCAGCCGGTGGGGGGTGATCGCCTATGCCTCCAGCCTCGATCAGGCCGGGCCGATGACCCGGACGGTGCGCGATGCGGCGATCATGCTGGGCGCCATGGCCTCGGTCGATCCGCAGGATTCGACCAGCGCGGATGTGCCGGTGCCGGATTACGAATCGCTGCTGACCGGCGACATCCGCGGCAAGCGCATCGGCATCCCGCGCGAATACCGGATCGAGGGGATGCCCGACGACATCGCCGCGCTGTGGGACAAGGGCGCCGAGATGCTGCGCGATGCCGGGGCCGAGATCGTCGATATCAGCCTGCCGCACACCAAATACGCGCTGCCCGCCTATTACGTGATCGCGCCGGCCGAGGCGTCGTCGAATCTGGCACGCTATGACGGCGTCCGCTATGGCCGGCGCGCAAGGCTGGAACAGGGCGACGGTATCGTCGAGATGTATGAAAAGACCCGCGCCCAGGGCTTCGGCCCCGAGGTGCAGCGCCGCATCATGATCGGCACCTATGTGCTGTCGGCGGGTTTCTATGACGCCTATTACAACCGCGCCCGCAAGGTGCGCGCCCTGATCCGGCGCGATTTCGATACGGCCCACGCCGACGGGATCGACGCGATCCTGACGCCGACGACGCCCTCGGCCGCCTTCCCACTGGGCACGATGGACCAGTCCGACCCCGTCGCGATGTATCTGCAGGACGTTTTCACCGTCACGCTGAACCTTGCCGGCCTGCCGGGCATTTCGGTGCCGGTCGGTCAGGACAGCCAAGGCCTGCCCCTGGGGCTGCAACTGATCGGGCGCCCGTTCCAGGAGGGCGATCTGCTGAATCAGGCGCTGGCGCTGGAACAGGCTGCCGGATTTGTGGTCAAGCCCGATCGCTGGTGGTAG
- a CDS encoding N-acetylmuramoyl-L-alanine amidase translates to MIDAASARERLCDPAAQVSAHWLVDEDGRPEALVPEDRRAWHAGAGSWQGREDVNSRSIGIEIVNPGDRPFTAAQMDGLARLLGDAMARWRIGPAGVIGHSDMAPGRKNDPGPRFDWQRLARQGLALWPVQDGPDRPLAESLDRIGYPPADPAIRLAAFRLRFRPWARGPEQRADRCRAAAVVRIAADAR, encoded by the coding sequence ATGATCGACGCCGCCTCGGCGCGCGAACGGCTGTGCGATCCGGCGGCGCAGGTCAGCGCGCACTGGCTGGTCGATGAGGATGGCCGTCCCGAGGCGCTGGTGCCCGAGGATCGTCGGGCGTGGCATGCCGGCGCAGGTTCCTGGCAGGGGCGCGAGGACGTCAATTCCCGCAGCATCGGGATCGAGATCGTCAATCCCGGCGACCGCCCCTTCACCGCCGCCCAGATGGACGGGCTGGCCCGGCTTCTGGGTGACGCCATGGCGCGCTGGCGGATTGGCCCGGCCGGGGTGATCGGCCATTCCGACATGGCGCCCGGCCGCAAAAACGACCCCGGCCCGCGCTTCGACTGGCAACGTCTGGCCCGTCAGGGGCTGGCGCTGTGGCCGGTGCAGGACGGCCCCGACCGCCCGCTGGCCGAAAGCCTTGACCGGATCGGCTATCCGCCCGCCGATCCGGCCATTCGCCTGGCCGCGTTCCGGCTGCGCTTTCGCCCATGGGCGCGCGGGCCGGAACAGCGCGCCGACCGGTGCCGCGCCGCCGCCGTGGTCCGAATCGCCGCCGACGCGCGCTGA
- the rpmG gene encoding 50S ribosomal protein L33 → MAKPTTIKIRLNSTAGTGHFYVTKKNARTMTEKMTVRKYDPVVRQHVEYKEGKIK, encoded by the coding sequence ATGGCGAAGCCGACGACCATCAAGATCCGGCTGAACTCGACGGCCGGGACCGGCCATTTCTATGTGACCAAGAAGAACGCCCGGACGATGACCGAAAAGATGACCGTTCGCAAATACGATCCGGTCGTGCGGCAGCATGTCGAATACAAGGAAGGCAAGATCAAGTAG
- a CDS encoding XdhC family protein, which yields MSGMIADPFAALAARPGGALALLLRAEGGFPRRPGAAMALWPDGFRIGRLGAGCIDADIAAHLDRIAPVTRLTYGAGGPVDLPLPCGGTVEIALIRHPDPDWLTAIATDRRQRNAGRWTIELATGRANRADAAGTGLQGASFALTLPPPCALHIHGEGDEADALAGIARGLGLSCHAGAGGPAVDAQTAVVTLFHDHDRELPPLRAALASSAFYIGALGSRRAQQARIAALREMGATDRDLARLRGPIGVVAPVREPRLLAASVMTEILAEYDKAFG from the coding sequence ATGTCCGGCATGATCGCCGACCCGTTCGCCGCGCTTGCCGCCCGACCCGGCGGCGCGCTGGCCCTGCTTTTGCGCGCCGAGGGCGGGTTTCCCCGCCGTCCGGGTGCGGCCATGGCGCTGTGGCCGGATGGCTTTCGCATCGGCAGGCTGGGCGCGGGGTGCATCGACGCCGATATTGCCGCGCATCTCGACCGGATTGCGCCGGTGACGCGGCTGACCTATGGCGCGGGCGGGCCGGTGGACCTGCCCTTGCCCTGCGGCGGCACGGTCGAGATCGCGCTGATCCGCCATCCCGATCCCGACTGGCTGACCGCGATCGCCACGGATCGCCGCCAGCGCAACGCCGGCAGATGGACGATCGAGCTTGCGACCGGGCGCGCGAACCGCGCCGACGCCGCGGGCACCGGTTTGCAGGGCGCGTCTTTCGCCCTGACCCTGCCGCCGCCCTGCGCGTTGCACATCCACGGCGAGGGCGATGAGGCCGATGCGCTGGCGGGGATCGCGCGCGGTCTGGGGCTGTCCTGTCATGCGGGCGCGGGCGGTCCTGCCGTTGATGCCCAGACCGCCGTGGTGACGCTGTTTCACGATCACGACCGGGAATTGCCGCCCTTGCGCGCGGCGCTGGCATCGTCTGCCTTCTATATCGGGGCGTTGGGCTCGCGCCGCGCGCAGCAGGCCCGCATCGCCGCCCTGCGCGAGATGGGCGCGACCGACCGCGATCTGGCGCGCCTGCGCGGCCCCATCGGCGTGGTCGCGCCGGTGCGCGAACCGCGCCTGCTGGCCGCCTCGGTCATGACCGAGATCCTTGCCGAATATGACAAGGCATTCGGATGA
- a CDS encoding nucleotidyltransferase family protein has protein sequence MIRAGLLLAAGASRRFGADDKLLATLRGRPLIAHAADALRATPLDRRLAVIANPALTPHLDGFQVLHLQSAAQSDSLRAGLMALGRPDRVLIVLGDMPGVGADHLRRVLAAATDDRPSASRDHGPPMPPACFPAGWLDRLTSLTGDRGAGSLIRDLPDDALIDASGRLGDIDSADDLATWQGADP, from the coding sequence ATGATCCGCGCGGGGCTTTTGCTGGCGGCGGGTGCCTCGCGCCGGTTCGGGGCGGACGACAAGTTGCTGGCGACGCTGCGGGGGCGGCCCCTGATCGCCCATGCCGCCGATGCGCTGCGCGCGACGCCGCTGGATCGCCGCCTTGCGGTGATCGCCAATCCCGCCTTGACGCCGCATCTGGACGGATTTCAGGTTCTGCATCTGCAATCCGCGGCGCAATCCGACAGTCTTCGCGCCGGGCTGATGGCGCTTGGTCGTCCCGACCGGGTGCTGATCGTCTTGGGCGACATGCCCGGTGTCGGCGCGGATCATCTGCGCCGCGTACTGGCAGCCGCGACCGACGACCGACCCTCTGCCAGCCGCGATCACGGCCCGCCGATGCCGCCCGCCTGTTTTCCGGCGGGCTGGCTGGATCGTCTGACCTCGCTGACGGGGGATCGCGGTGCCGGGTCGCTGATCCGCGATCTGCCGGATGACGCGCTGATCGATGCGTCCGGCCGGCTTGGCGATATCGACAGCGCCGACGATCTGGCGACATGGCAGGGGGCGGACCCGTAA
- a CDS encoding aspartate aminotransferase family protein, with protein sequence MLTNDELAKWDRESFFHPSTNLGQFARGEGAQRIVTGGDGVFITDRDGNRLLDGFAGLYCVNVGYGRKEIADAIAEQAHELAYYHAYAGHGSEANITLAKMVMDRAPDHMARVYFGLGGSDANETNVKLVWYYNNILGRPEKKKIISRWRGYHGSGLMTGSLTGLELFHKKFDLPLSQVIHTEAPYYYRRPDLNMSESDFVAHCVAKLEDLIAAEGADTIAAFIGEPVLGTGGIVPPPAGYWLAIQKVLDKHDILLIADEVVTGFGRLGSMFGSDHYDMKPDLITSAKGLTSAYAPLSASIVGQRMWDVLVKGSDEYGVLGHGWTYSAHPIGAAAGIANLKLIDDLGLVKNAGETGAYFWQSMRDEVGGHPNVGEVRGEGMLCAVELVADKDKRQFFDASEGKGAKVVAAMLKRGVIARAMPQGDILGFAPPLCLTRSEADQIVSVTKDAIAEVLG encoded by the coding sequence ATGCTGACAAATGACGAACTTGCGAAATGGGACCGCGAAAGCTTTTTCCATCCCTCGACGAATCTGGGCCAGTTCGCACGCGGCGAGGGTGCGCAACGTATCGTGACCGGCGGCGACGGGGTCTTCATCACCGACCGCGACGGCAACCGCCTGCTGGACGGGTTTGCCGGACTTTACTGCGTGAACGTGGGCTATGGTCGCAAGGAGATCGCGGACGCGATCGCCGAACAGGCGCATGAGCTGGCCTATTACCACGCCTATGCCGGCCACGGGTCCGAGGCCAACATCACCCTGGCCAAGATGGTCATGGACCGCGCGCCCGATCACATGGCGCGGGTCTATTTCGGGCTTGGCGGGTCGGATGCGAACGAGACCAACGTCAAGCTGGTCTGGTATTACAACAACATCCTGGGCCGCCCCGAGAAGAAGAAGATCATCAGCCGCTGGCGCGGCTATCACGGCAGCGGGCTGATGACCGGCAGCCTGACCGGGCTGGAACTGTTCCACAAGAAATTCGATCTGCCGCTGAGCCAGGTGATCCATACCGAGGCACCCTATTACTATCGCCGCCCGGACCTGAACATGTCCGAATCGGATTTCGTGGCCCATTGCGTGGCCAAGCTGGAGGATCTGATCGCGGCCGAGGGCGCCGACACCATCGCCGCCTTCATCGGCGAGCCGGTACTGGGCACGGGCGGCATCGTGCCGCCGCCGGCCGGATACTGGCTGGCGATCCAGAAGGTGCTGGACAAGCATGACATCCTGCTGATCGCGGACGAGGTCGTGACCGGCTTCGGCCGTCTGGGCAGCATGTTCGGCAGCGACCATTACGACATGAAGCCCGACCTGATCACCAGTGCGAAGGGCCTGACCTCGGCCTATGCGCCGCTGTCGGCCAGCATCGTCGGCCAGCGCATGTGGGACGTGCTGGTGAAGGGGTCGGACGAATACGGCGTTCTGGGCCATGGCTGGACCTATTCCGCCCATCCCATTGGCGCGGCGGCGGGCATCGCCAACCTGAAGCTGATCGACGATCTGGGTCTGGTGAAGAACGCGGGCGAAACCGGCGCCTATTTCTGGCAGTCCATGCGCGACGAGGTCGGCGGCCACCCAAATGTGGGCGAGGTTCGGGGCGAGGGGATGCTGTGCGCGGTCGAACTGGTCGCGGACAAGGACAAGCGGCAGTTCTTCGACGCCTCGGAAGGCAAGGGCGCCAAGGTCGTCGCCGCGATGCTGAAGCGCGGCGTCATCGCGCGGGCCATGCCGCAGGGCGATATCCTGGGCTTTGCGCCGCCGCTGTGCCTGACCCGGTCCGAGGCCGATCAGATCGTCTCGGTCACCAAGGACGCGATTGCCGAGGTGCTGGGCTAA